From one Oceanimonas doudoroffii genomic stretch:
- the tolC gene encoding outer membrane channel protein TolC, with protein sequence MKKTLLSTLVLLCTAGQAQAENLLEIYQQATQNDPQVREAKARRDAAFEKINESRAPLLPQVDLSAGANYTQSNQTDSTVTNAGVNLSQALYRRSSWVSLDITEKQAAQSEVSYKQEQQALIVRATQAYFNVLNAEDALSFVQANKEAVSRQLEQTKQRFEVGLSAMTDVHEAQAQFDQALADEILARNALDNSKEALRELTGMHYDQLAPLNTDSFSPQAPVIRADGWLEIALEQNLELHGQRIAKDIANEQIDLARAGHHPTLDLNAGLNSRRTDFSGTSTDSNNARDNTLSEGTLGVSFNLPLYSGGATSSQVSQAQYNYVAASEVLEKSFRSVQSSVYSSYNDVTAALGSIRAFEQLVISAESALSATEAGYEVGTRTIVDVLNATQQLYDARQQLSSARYNYIVSQLQLKQAAGNLTEQDLIDINNGLQR encoded by the coding sequence ATGAAAAAAACACTGTTGTCGACCCTGGTACTGCTGTGCACGGCGGGCCAGGCGCAGGCCGAAAACCTGCTGGAAATCTACCAACAGGCCACGCAAAACGACCCTCAGGTACGCGAAGCCAAGGCGCGTCGCGACGCCGCCTTTGAGAAAATCAACGAGTCCCGCGCGCCCCTGCTGCCCCAGGTGGATCTGAGCGCCGGCGCCAACTACACCCAGAGCAATCAGACCGATTCCACGGTCACCAATGCCGGCGTCAACCTGAGCCAGGCGCTGTATCGCAGATCGAGCTGGGTCAGCCTCGACATCACCGAAAAACAGGCCGCCCAGAGCGAAGTCAGTTACAAGCAGGAACAGCAGGCATTAATCGTGCGCGCCACCCAGGCCTATTTCAACGTGCTCAACGCCGAAGATGCCCTGAGCTTTGTGCAGGCCAACAAGGAGGCGGTCAGCCGCCAGCTGGAGCAGACCAAACAGCGCTTTGAGGTGGGCCTGAGCGCCATGACCGATGTGCACGAGGCCCAGGCCCAGTTCGACCAGGCACTGGCGGACGAAATTCTGGCCCGCAACGCCCTCGACAACAGCAAGGAAGCCCTGCGCGAACTCACCGGCATGCACTACGACCAGCTGGCGCCGCTCAATACCGACAGCTTCAGCCCGCAGGCACCGGTCATTCGTGCCGATGGCTGGCTGGAGATCGCCCTGGAGCAGAACCTGGAGCTGCACGGCCAGCGCATCGCCAAGGACATTGCCAACGAGCAGATCGATCTGGCCCGGGCCGGCCACCACCCCACCCTGGATCTGAATGCCGGCCTCAACAGCCGTCGTACCGATTTCAGTGGCACTTCCACCGACAGCAATAACGCTCGCGACAATACCCTGAGCGAAGGCACCCTGGGCGTCAGCTTTAACCTGCCGCTCTATTCCGGTGGCGCCACCAGCTCGCAAGTGAGCCAGGCCCAGTACAACTATGTGGCGGCCAGTGAAGTGCTGGAAAAAAGCTTTCGCTCGGTGCAGAGCAGCGTCTATTCCTCCTATAACGACGTGACCGCAGCCCTTGGCTCCATCCGTGCCTTTGAGCAGCTGGTCATTTCCGCGGAGAGCGCCCTCAGTGCCACCGAGGCCGGCTACGAGGTGGGCACCCGCACCATCGTCGACGTGCTCAACGCCACTCAGCAGCTGTACGATGCCCGCCAGCAGCTGTCATCGGCCCGCTACAACTACATCGTCAGCCAGCTGCAGCTCAAACAGGCCGCCGGCAACCTGACCGAGCAGGATCTGATCGACATCAATAACGGCCTGCAGCGGTAA